One part of the Dermacentor silvarum isolate Dsil-2018 chromosome 6, BIME_Dsil_1.4, whole genome shotgun sequence genome encodes these proteins:
- the LOC119455449 gene encoding gastrula zinc finger protein XlCGF57.1 isoform X2, with protein sequence MAGQGAGELAHALVPGTTRPHGGLEQNVEGENEESAQVNGGSPEKENEAKVADDGPVKNIHVVTDVIKAAKAEQRLQQLKRQKRRPPPDDTVEKDLDCPVCGKQFTKRYYLQRHLQMTVCSGKPPPSHPCEVCGKVYSRKDNLREHLRAHAGEVTRRKKYKCDHCGKTFHGISLLKIHIRVHTGERPFPCDFCQKSFPSITALNKHRRIHTGEKPYACAECGMRFSLKGTLNRHTRIHTGIRPHKCPYCGKEFIQGGGLKAHLFHHTGMNGFKCTVCDKVFNRKARLDLHMKYLHLKEKPHVCEDCGKGFTRREDLNRHSVLHTGEKPFQCPTCHKRFAIKPSLKIHMVTHTKEEPRSCHECGRAFIRKDCLMRHMRKRHRDLLDRILLDEEDDRFAPTPTATPGGTASTDGGNKLGAQVGGTVARILSEQALCESIRELLGLLVDEPTLKGFGYPDKPVDELLEAVIRRCGHSPASPDDYNYMDRLRENSKLLFTVVIDDNAVKTLLNNQTVDEVILHVLRLAKS encoded by the exons ATGGCGGGACAGGGAGCTGGCGAACTCGCGCACGCACTCGTGCCAGGAACCACTCGGCCGCATGGAGGGCTCGAGCAAAATGTG GAAGGGGAAAATGAAGAGTCTGCTCAAGTCAACGGTGGCTCCCCTGAGAAGGAAAACGAAGCAAAAGTGGCTGACGATGGTCCAGTGAAGAACATCCACGTGGTGACAGATGTCATCAAGGCTGCCAaagccgaacagcgtctgcagcaACTGAAGCGTCAAAAGCGGAGACCGCCTCCGGACGACACCGTCGAGAAGGACCTGGACTGCCCCGTCTGTGGCAAGCAGTTCACCAAAAGGTACTACCTGCAGCGCCACCTCCAAATGACCGTCTGCTCGGGCAAGCCCCCGCCCTCTCACCCCTGCGAAGTGTGTGGAAAGGTTTACTCCCGTAAG GACAATCTTCGGGAGCACCTGCGTGCACACGCCGGCGAGGTAACGCGGCGGAAGAAGTACAAGTGCGACCACTGCGGCAAGACCTTCCACGGCATCTCGCTGCTCAAGATTCACATCCGTGTGCACACTGGCGAGCGCCCGTTCCCCTGCGACTTTTGCCAGAAGAGTTTCCCGTCGATCACGGCTCTCAACAAGCACCGGCGCATCCACACGGGGGAGAAGCCGTACGCCTGTGCCGAGTGCGGCATGCGATTTTCTCTCAAGGGGACGCTCAACCGGCACACGCGCATCCACACGGGAATCCGACCACACAAGTGTCCTTACTGTGGCAAAGAGTTCATCCAGGGTGGCGGACTCAAGGCGCACCTGTTCCACCACACAGGCATGAACGGCTTCAAGTGCACCGTCTGCGACAAG GTGTTCAACCGCAAGGCTCGGCTAGACCTGCACATGAAGTACCTGCACCTCAAGGAAAAGCCGCACGTGTGCGAGGACTGTGGCAAGGGTTTCACGCGGCGCGAGGACCTGAACCGTCACTCTGTGCTGCACACGGGCGAGAAGCCATTCCAGTGCCCGACGTGCCATAAGCGCTTTGCCATCAAGCCCTCGCTCAAGATCCACATGGTGACCCACACCAAGGAGGAGCCCCGGTCGTGCCATGAGTGCGGCCGCGCCTTCATCCGCAAGGATTGCCTCATGCGACACATGCGCAAGCGCCACCGGGACCTGCTCGACCGCATCCTGCTCGACGAGGAGGACGACCGCTTCGCCCCGACCCCCACCGCCACTCCGGGAGGCACGGCCAGCACGGACGGCGGCAACAAGCTTGGTGCCCAGGTGGGCGGCACTGTGGCCCGGATCCTGTCCGAACAG GCTCTTTGCGAGAGCATCCGCGAGCTGCTGGGCCTACTCGTTGATGAGCCAACACTGAAAGGCTTTGGATACCCGGACAAGCCCGTGGACGAACTGCTCGAAGCGGTCATCCGTCGTTGCGGCCACAGCCCGGCTAGTCCCGATGACTACAACTACATGGACCGGCTGCGCGAGAACTCCAAGCTCCTCTTCACAGTGGTCATTGACGACAATGCCGTCAAGACTCTGCTCAATAACCAGACTGTCGACGAGGTCATTCTACACGTGTTGCGTCTCGCAAAATCCTAG